ttacctgtgcattagttgagtacttattgtatgcttgtttgtttgcgatagagtacccagagtgcgccgcttgctacttcgaatcgctaggtttcccggatcatcagcaaggcaagtaacactttgatcatgctttccctctatccagttttattgcattagatcaatcctcacacattgcatgattaggatctaattaaattgtgggttttgggaagtagctgaggtagtacctattacctgttattaacaaacctttgggagttacttctacgtttgcctattatgccatgctatgctagtagacgtggattgggtgagtgtatccatgacagatgtgagattgttaattaatggtttatttaaggtggcaacttaaacacacatctggatggattgaggcatCTGGGTATTCCATCGATTGCCTGTTTtccttttggaccaccacccaggctcaaagggatcatgagatttttcatgctagaaacttccgtgtgcagccacaagctattatgggctctggcatagttgattaagttgtgcgaactctacagtggtagactagcagatgtaggggaaagtaggtgtaacggtctacccgatcgtaaggtgctagcgcttctgaaatactatgtctcggtcatccgtcttctcaaacaccatgtagtgtgaaaaACCAAatgaaggcgatcgagtcttgtggggaaaagtgcgcaaacctctgcagagtgtataaactaatcatgattagccgtgtccacgATTAtgcacatcttgagtatctagtgcctagattatcatgtgaatctcaacatgttactctaaaattaattttgttgggttttgtttaatgatgttgcttaattgggattgagaatgttgtcaaccattctcgatgtttaacaactaccatgatagttaaataaaatttattcctttgtagtagggaaaaatttgctttacgcaaaactataaccatagagctttccaccagccaaatatgcatatagaatagcctatttcattccattactctctatgtgttattttgccagcatattccatgtgctgacccgtttcgggctgcaacgttaatgttgcagacttttcagacgacgattaaggtgttttaggtcgtggttctatactcagtgatgccgttggagttgatggactcacttatcttctaagccttccgctgctatcattattagatggccttaagccatatttattgtaataagttctcttttgagacactcgatgcaataagtgtgtgattgctactctgttataaatccttcgagtactgtgtgatgtcagcattactgatacagggatgacacctgagcacagagattggaccgtttgaggtctgatcgctacaacgtagccctttggcagaagggtgaactggtctaccaaatctatcTGTTGCCATAGAGCACCACTAGTTCTATTTACTCTACTGTATTTCCTTCAGTAGTTTTTATTCGTGTTGTGTGCCGATAGTTTACTCGATCATTTCCTTGTGTCTGTTATCATCTTGTAACTCTGTGATCACTCTGTTTCATTGTGTTCGCCTGTTTTCACTTGTCACCACCCTGTATCTCAGATTCAGTTGTGATATTTGTCCATAGTTTTTGTATCATTTTATACCATGATGTGTCTCATTCTACTACATCTGTTTGCATGTTGCATTACTCTCGTCGTAGTTAAACATGTGATCTATCAAGCTTGTACTATTGTCAATGCAttcatcgaagaatatgcttctcaCGAAGAAGATTGATTTAGTTCATTTCCTTCGTTATTCTATTCCGCTGCTGTGATAGGGGTATGGTTCAAAGCTTTCGAAAGAAAacttgaatctcccattcacccccccccctggtcgatatactctcggtcctaacaagGAGGCCGAGCGGCTCCTCTACGAGCAGCAGGCAGCCGCTGGACAAGGCTGTCGCGGCCCTTCGGTGTCGTACAGCTGCTGGAGGGATGACAGCGATGATGGCACCGACGGAAACGGCGGTGCCGCAGGGCAGGGCGGCCACGCGTACGAGGTGTCCGGTATAGGGTTTAGTATTTTCTAGTTTTTTAGTTAAACGGTCAAAATATTTACCTTTTATGTAAATTATATATGAATTTGAATGAATCCATCCGGTTTGATCGAATTTCGCCCGCTTGGTTTGAATTGTTGGTCGAATGTATGCGGCTAGCGTTAGATGGCTGCCTCCCGCATCCGTGTCTGCGGACTAGTCCCCTTATCCGCGGACGGAAGCGGGAGGTTTTTTGCGGGTTGCCCCGTTGCAGATACCCTAAATGATTTCAGTTTATGCGGTTTCAGAATAATATATAGGACTGTTGGTTTTTCACCTTGGTTGCCATTGTTTCTATTTCTAATGGACTGAAGAACGACTCAAGTTGTTTGTGTTGTCGGCTACCTAAAAATCTCTCAATCTCAATCGTTGTTTGACTTGGGCCAATATTGAGCGTTGGATCTCAGTCCCCATGAATCCCTTTCTGTCTCCCTCCCTCTTTCACTCGTGGGGATGACGAGTGGATAGAAATAGGTAAGAGGGCGAGGGCGGTCAGCTAAAAAAATGTGTTCGGGCAGATGGCATAGCGCCCAAACGAGCCAGTTAGATGACGTGTCAACCGGTCCCGCTTTAAGATCCATGATCACCATCAGATGGTTACAAACAAAGTGAAGGTGCATAATTGGCGTCTTATGAGGAATGGTTTGGCTGTATGTTCTGAGCTTAGTCGATGAAAAATTAAATCTAGTGTGGGGTGTGCTGCATGTGGGAGAGAGGAGTCTCTTGCTCATAGATTTTGGATGTGTCCACACTCGCAGTGTTTTTGGAAAGTTTTTTCTGAAGAAAGAGGAATCCCTGCTGGCTACCCGCCAGAAGATATGCAATCAAATGTGGAGGTAGGTAGATAGTTGGCTCAATGGATTTCTGAGGTTGATGATGAACAGAGAGAAATGATGATACAGGGTGTTTATGGGCTTTGGCTTGCGAGGAATAATGCAAGGGATGGGAAGAAGATTCAATCTCCACATGAAATATCATATTCGGTCTCAAAGCTCATGGATGAGTGGTATGAAGTGGTGCAACGAAAATCAAGAACTCTTGTGCGACCATGACTTGAGAAATGGACACCACCTGAACAAGGGTGGATTCTAGCGAACGTTGATGGAGCGGTGTCAAAGAATGGATGtgagggaggaggaggggtggtCTTGCGTGACCATGATGATGCCTTTCGGGGTGCTGCAACTCAATTCTTTTCGTATGACTTGAAACCAGAATTTGTTGAATTGAAAGCATGTAGAAGAGCGCTCCAATTTGGGCGTGATTTGAGTATCTCAAAGATTCATGTTGAAATGGATTGCAACCAGGCTGTGAGAATGATAAATAGTGCTTGCAAAAATCTCTCGGCGGCTGGGCCAATTGTTGAGGATATTAAGGCTCTAGTGCAGGGATGCCAGGGTTGTAAAGTTTCATGGAGAAGAAGGACTGCAAATCAAGCTGCACATATTCTTGCTAAGTTAGTTGTTAGTGAACAAGTATCTCAAGAATGGCGGGTTGTGCCTCCTGAGTGTATTTTGCATGTAATAGCGGTGGAGATTCCGAACGCTTTTTAATTAATAAAGTTTgttattctcaaaaaaaaaacatcaGGACAAAGTGTCTTCATGCCACACGTTTGACACTTATCATTTAGATACAAAATTGACTTGCCTAAATTTAAAAAACAGGTAACTTACATAGTAGTATAGTTAATGGATGAGAATTAGCATATCTGTAAAGAGAGGGGGAGGCGATTTGCAGACACCATGCATGCCGATGCCGCCGCCGCGCGCATCGATGACCATCACCTGCCACTGCGCACTCGGTCACCTCCTAAGTTGCCGCTCCATCTTTTGCTCCCCAGCGGTTCCTGGCTTCCTGCTCGCCCGGCCTCTCCTCCTCTCTATCTCTTCCCGTCCTCTCCCTCACGCGCGTTTGGATCGACCCCCGGTGAAGCTGCATGCGCTGAGGGCGACAACGTAGCGTCCCACCGTACATGTGCATGTGGTGTGGAAGGGAAGGAGAGACGAAAGAGAACGATCGACTCGTCAATTGGTGATCACAGTGGGCAGGCACGTCGTCGTAGGTAGGTGGTGCATGCATGAgcaagaagaagagagaaggaggcggaggaggaaaaGGCGGTGGGGGAGGGGCTCATCAGcacaggggaggcggcggcgggccgACGCCGGTAACGGATGTGCTCTCCATGGACGGCGGCCTCCGCGAGGTGTCGGTCTCGGTCGTCTTCTCCGTATGGTGTCTCCTTTTCCTCCTGCGCTCCCAGTTCCTCAACAGCCAGACCGACGACCCTTCGGGTAACTAGTATCTTCCATCTCCTTCGATGCCGATCCGTCTCGTCGTCATGTCTGCGTCTGCGTGGTTGAATGAATCGGTGGATCTGTCGACGCAGATTTCTACGGCGAGCGCGACAACTACTGCAAGGTGATGCCACTGGAGGCATACATATTCCCGGCCGATAccgcctcctccccgacgtgcCAATCCTCCTCCTCGCCGCACCCCCCAGAAGCACTACCACCGTCCAACGCAAGCGGCGGCAACTCGTCGACCGAGGCGGCCTTGGTGGAGCTGGACGAGTTCCGGAGCCGCATCCTGCAGGGCAAGGCCGACAACGACAGCGGCCGGCACCACCAGCGCGTCGCCGACGGCGCCGCGCACCGCCTCGAGCCTAGCGGCGCCGAGTACAACTACGCGGCGGCGTCCAAGGGTGCCAAGGTGCTCGCCCATAACAAGGAGGCCAAGGGCGCCGCGAACATCCTCGACGGCGACAAGGACCGCTACCTCCGCAACCCGTGCTCCGCggacgacaagttcgtcgtggtgcaGCTCTCCGAGGAGACGCTCGTCCACACCGTGGCGCTGGCCAACCTGGAGCACTACTCCTCCAACTTCAAGGACCTGGAGCTACATGGCAGCCTAAGCTACCCGGGGGAGGCGTGGGAACTGCTGGGGCGGTTCACGGCGGAGAAGGGCAAGCACGCTCAGCGCTTCGTGCTGGCGGAGCCCCGGTGGACGCGCTACCTCCGGCTGCGCCTCGTCAGCCACTACGGCTCCGGGTTCTACTGCATCCTCAGCTACCTCGAAGTGTACGGCATCGACGCCGTGGAGCGCATGCTGCAGGACTTTGTCGCCAGCCACAGCCCCGACGCGGACGCCGCAAAGGCTGCCGCCGACGCCCGTAAGGAGAGCGGCCACAACGACACCGCCGGCTCCCAGGTCCACGACAGGCAGGTGGAGGGCAGCGGGCGGAACGAGAGCGCCGGCGACGTGGCCAAGAACAACGGCTCGAGGGTGGCGGACGGGAAGCCGGCGCAGGCGCAGGGCAAGGAGGCGGTGAAGCAGGCGACGGGGCGGGTGCACGGCGACGTGGTGCTCAAGATCCTGATGCAGAAGCTGAGGTCCCTGGAGCTGGGGCTGTCGACGCTGGAGGAGTACACCAAGGTGCTGAACCAGAGGTACGGCGGCAAGCTGCCGGACCTGCACAACGGGCTGGCGCAGACAGGCAAGGCGCTGGAGAAGATGAAGGCGGACGTGGAGGACCTGGTGGAGTGGAAGGACAAGGTGGTACGTACTCAGTTCGTCCCAACCTTGTGTGATGCATGCAACTGAAAGGGCCAAGTGGTTTGAGTTTCTTTTGTTATCTCTCGTTTTGGTTCAGGCGAGGGATGTGGGAGAGCTGAGGGACTGGAAATCAAGCGTCTCGCGGAAACTAGACCATCTGGTCAGGGAGAACGCGGCGATGAGGCAAGgacccatgccatgccatgccatgataCGCGACGAGGTAAAGCGGTCGGGTCGGGATTGTTTTGACGTGGATGTGCGCGCAGGTGGGATGTGGAGGAGATGAGAAGCATCCAGGAGACGCTTCAGAACAAGGAACTGGCGGTGCTTTCCATCAGCCTCTTCTTGGCGTGCGTCGCGCTCTTCAAGCTGGCGTGCGACCGCTTGCTGCTGCTCTTCGCCAGCAAGGAGGACGACGGGGCAGGGACGGGGTGGATGCTCGTGTTGGCGGCCAGCAGCCTCACCACCCTCATCGTGCTGCTCTACAGCTGAACGATTTTTTAGGAATAGAAAAATAATGACTTTGCGAGCTAGACCTCGTTACCTTCTTTCAGGTCATGTTATGAGTTAGCAAGTCATTAGGCAATCTAATTCTCCCCTCGTTTAGCACAGCTAGTCTTGTTTTACAAGAGAAATAAAGTACAAGAAAGATGGGTATACTGTGCAGTATGTTAGCGCGGCTTTCAACCTGCATTACTTCAACTACAAGACGCTATGGATGACTAACGAGGAACCAAAGAAAAGGATATCCAATAAGTTTACTTTCATCTGCAACGAGAAATGGGTTCATTTCATACCAGACAACACAAGAGTGGTGCAGCAGGCGTCAAGTGGAACAAGTTACAGACCACAAAAAAATAATGGGCAATTGAGCGAGCAAATTATTGAGGCACTGTTGCAATTGTGTGCTCGTCTTGCTGGCATTCAGCACTGGAAACTTTTCAGAAACAAAATTGTGAACCAAGACAGGTAATTTCGACAAGCATCAGCTAAGAGTATATTATAAGGCGCGCCTCGACATCTAATTCAGACCTTATAGCCGGTTAAGGTGAATCCTCTGCCTGCAATCTCGCCTACGCAGAACCATGCATAAAGCTCAACCCCAAACAGTGTTGCAATTCCAAGGTCCTCCACCTTGAGCTCCTTCCTGTTCTTCCAAAGCTGCTTGACACCGTCAACCTCCTTCCACAATGCTTCATAGCGGCCTGGTAGACTGAAGAAAACAGCAAATATATATACAAGCCACTGATCAGACTCCAGAGAACAAAGGAATGGCTTAAGCACAATAGAAAACATTCACCGCGGCAAGGAAAAACAAGCAAAATTCCTTGCACTGATCAGCATAGATGTGCATAATCAAATTACGGCTCATGAAAGATATAGTGTTGCACCCCATTTGAAGATGGCAAACACGTAAATATACAAAATGGAGAACCAGGCCTAAGGGGAACTAGCCCATGTGGCTTAGTATTGATTATGAAGAACAGCCATGACCACTACTGCGGAGACCAGGCCTTGAACGTGGGCTTCCCATGCAATCACACCACTGGCCAACTGAAGCCCGGTTCTCAACACAGAAAAATACACGTTTAGTCCTCTCCTACAAGTGCAGCCATAGTCTGGTCTTCCTACCACACACAACAACTAATCACTATTGTACCGCGTACCATCTGGAAGTTGCATTACCAAGGTAAACATGCCTCATGGCACAGCATTTGCCACAATGTCAAATAAAAATCTGTGGTAGGGAATGCAAGTTGGAAAACAATGTATTGAACAGTTCAAATTGGCAAACAATCTTGATTAATCATATGTGTCAAACTAAACCGCTGGTTAAGACATCGTTAAAGGAATATATGAATGTATCAATCATGATTCAACTGGTGATGTAAGTTTGCTTGAAACCGAACTCAGCTAGTTCGCTGGTTCAACAAAACAAGGTTATGGCCAGGTCAAGTGTCCATCCCATCCTATATGTCAAACTACTAGAGTGAAGTTCATAATATGTCCAAGAATGACCACATGAATCTGGATTATATAACCACTCATGGATACCTCAAAATgtaaacaacaacagcaacaaacaACACATAACCAGAATGCGGATACACTTGACTGAGGTTGCACTTTTTGCACAAAGTAGCTAATAAGACCAAAGATTCAAAACATACACAAGTcaagaagcaacaaaactcaaggtTTTACTATGTCAGTCAGTCAAACCTGCCTATACATGCAGAAATATCCTACACTGTTCCTGCCAATAACTCAGATCAGCATGATATTTTGATGGAATATTTGCAGGCAACAGTTGAATCGATTTCTTTGCA
The Triticum dicoccoides isolate Atlit2015 ecotype Zavitan chromosome 3A, WEW_v2.0, whole genome shotgun sequence genome window above contains:
- the LOC119268314 gene encoding SUN domain-containing protein 5-like, which gives rise to MSKKKREGGGGGKGGGGGAHQHRGGGGGPTPVTDVLSMDGGLREVSVSVVFSVWCLLFLLRSQFLNSQTDDPSDFYGERDNYCKVMPLEAYIFPADTASSPTCQSSSSPHPPEALPPSNASGGNSSTEAALVELDEFRSRILQGKADNDSGRHHQRVADGAAHRLEPSGAEYNYAAASKGAKVLAHNKEAKGAANILDGDKDRYLRNPCSADDKFVVVQLSEETLVHTVALANLEHYSSNFKDLELHGSLSYPGEAWELLGRFTAEKGKHAQRFVLAEPRWTRYLRLRLVSHYGSGFYCILSYLEVYGIDAVERMLQDFVASHSPDADAAKAAADARKESGHNDTAGSQVHDRQVEGSGRNESAGDVAKNNGSRVADGKPAQAQGKEAVKQATGRVHGDVVLKILMQKLRSLELGLSTLEEYTKVLNQRYGGKLPDLHNGLAQTGKALEKMKADVEDLVEWKDKVARDVGELRDWKSSVSRKLDHLVRENAAMRWDVEEMRSIQETLQNKELAVLSISLFLACVALFKLACDRLLLLFASKEDDGAGTGWMLVLAASSLTTLIVLLYS
- the LOC119268315 gene encoding uncharacterized protein LOC119268315, whose product is MAARLAQLRTKAAQAAEFASKHGGAYYKEAMEKNKQYVVQPPSVEKCQELSKQLFYTRLASLPGRYEALWKEVDGVKQLWKNRKELKVEDLGIATLFGVELYAWFCVGEIAGRGFTLTGYKV